From a region of the Lactuca sativa cultivar Salinas chromosome 4, Lsat_Salinas_v11, whole genome shotgun sequence genome:
- the LOC111882477 gene encoding uncharacterized protein LOC111882477, which yields MDSTSPPAEQKNLPPVKSYQPPLPYPARARQEKNEVDYQKFLEHIKALQINMPFIEVVAQMPKYAKFLKELLTNRKKMEEVKKLVLNENCSATMLNKLPKKKGDPGSLALPCQFGNLATIYALADSGACVNLMPYSFFKKLDLPEPRPIRMAIHLANKTVTFPRGICEDLLVKVDKFVFPVDFIVLHMEVDPQVPIILRRPFLNTASAIVDMRDSKLTLRVGDESITFGVDQAMKYARSSDDTAFSIDMFEELLEDWNEDEPNKYTVTFEEEFDADGTCWK from the coding sequence ATGGATTCGACGAGTCCCCCAGCTGAACAAAAAAACCTGCCTCCGGTTAAATCATATCAGCCTCCACTTCCCTATCCAGCTCGAGCTAGACAAGAAAAAAATGAAGTAGACTACCAGAAGTTTCTAGAACACATAAAAGCTCTTCAGATCAACATGCCATTCATAGAAGTGGTTGCACAAATGCCAAAATATGCAAAATTCCTCAAAGAGCTGCTAACCAATAGGAAAAAGATGGAAGAAGTAAAGAAGTTGGTCCTAAACGAAAACTGCTCAGCTACTATGTTGAACAAACTCCCTAAGAAGAAAGGTGATCCGGGAAGCTTGGCATTGCCCTGCCAATTTGGAAACTTAGCTACCATTTATGCATTGGCTGACTCGGGGGCATGTGTAAACCTCATGCCTTACTCATTTTTCAAAAAGTTAGACCTTCCAGAGCCAAGGCCCATTCGTATGGCAATTCACCTAGCAAACAAGACGGTTACATTCCCTAGGGGAATATGTGAAGATCTCTTGGTGAAAGTGGATAAGTTCGTGTTCCCCGTGGACTTTATAGTTTTACACATGGAAGTGGATCCCCAAGTTCCGATCATACTCAGAAGACCTTTTCTCAATACAGCAAGTGCTATCGTCGACATGCGAGATTCTAAACTTACCCTTCGGGTAGGAGACGAATCAATCACTTTTGGAGTTGATCAAGCCATGAAATATGCAAGGAGTAGTGATGACACGGCATTTTCGATTGACATGTTTGAAGAATTATTAGAAGATTGGAATGAAGATGAGCCAAATAAGTACACTGTCACATTTGAAGAAGAATTTGATGCTGACGGGACCTGCTGGAAATAG